One region of Malania oleifera isolate guangnan ecotype guangnan chromosome 6, ASM2987363v1, whole genome shotgun sequence genomic DNA includes:
- the LOC131157297 gene encoding ethylene-responsive transcription factor WIN1 — protein sequence MVQSKKFRGVRQRHWGSWVAEIRHPLLKRRVWLGTFETAEEAARAYDEAAVLMSGRNAKTNFPVAANEDKASAASSAAAAGPSSPSSSTALSAILSAKLRKCCKAPSPSLTCLRLDTENSHIGVWQKRAGPRSDAHWVMMVELGKKNNHGSPTPQPPPAAAPEEMPQVVMGGKEAGVSGLHEEERIALQMIEELLNRN from the exons atggTACAATCAAAGAAGTTTAGAGGTGTCAGGCAACGCCACTGGGGCTCTTGGGTTGCTGAAATTCGCCACCCTTTGCt GAAGAGAAGGGTGTGGCTGGGGACCTTCGAAACCGCGGAGGAGGCGGCTCGGGCCTACGACGAGGCCGCCGTTTTGATGAGCGGCAGAAACGCCAAGACCAACTTTCCGGTGGCCGCGAACGAGGACAAGGCTTCGGCCGCCTCGTCTGCGGCGGCGGCCGGTCCGTCGTCCCCTTCTTCCAGTACCGCCCTCTCGGCGATCCTCAGCGCGAAGCTTCGGAAGTGTTGCAAGGCGCCGTCGCCATCTCTGACGTGCCTGAGGCTGGACACCGAGAATTCCCACATTGGGGTGTGGCAGAAGCGCGCCGGTCCGCGTTCCGACGCCCACTGGGTCATGATGGTCGAGCTCGGGAAGAAGAACAACCACGGCAGCCCCACGCCCCAGCCGCCGCCGGCGGCTGCGCCGGAGGAGATGCCTCAAGTGGTAATGGGCGGAAAAGAAGCTGGAGTAAGTGGGCTTCACGAGGAGGAGAGGATTGCACTTCAAATGATAGAAGAACTCTTAAACAGGAATTAA
- the LOC131157298 gene encoding probable anion transporter 6, translated as MRIKFPKRYWIVVLTFICTSVCYVERVGFSIAYTVAADAAGVNQSSKGTILSTFYYGYACSQVPGGWAAQKIGGRRILLLSFVLWSLICALVPLDPNQVMTLVMARLLVGVAQGFIFPSIHTVLAQWVPVHEKSRSVSLTMSGMYLGAAAGMLVLPSLVKYGGPQSVFLAEAAFGALWCILWFKYACDPPSSEQPKATAAGFEESMLPIVGSHKMKVENGGNLVRTSKIPWKRILLSLPIWAIVVNNFTFHYALYVLMNWLPTYFEQGLQLSLHEMGSSKMMPYFNMFIFSNIGGVVADHFITRRILSVTKTRKVLNTIGFLVSSFALMALPVFRTPGGAVFCSSVALGFLALGRAGFAVNHMDVAPKYAGIVMGVSNTAGTLAGIIGVDLTGRLLEAAKTAHSDLSSPESWRAVFVIPGLLCIFSSVVFLIFSTGDRIFD; from the coding sequence ATGAGGATAAAATTTCCAAAACGTTACTGGATTGTTGTTTTAACCTTCATTTGCACAAGTGTTTGTTATGTAGAACGTGTGGGCTTTTCAATTGCATATACTGTTGCTGCTGATGCTGCTGGTGTAAACCAATCAAGTAAAGGCACCATACTTTCGACATTCTATTATGGGTATGCCTGTTCACAGGTTCCTGGAGGATGGGCAGCTCAGAAAATAGGGGGAAGGCGCATTCTTCTCCTTTCATTTGTCTTATGGTCTTTAATTTGTGCTTTAGTTCCTTTAGACCCCAACCAAGTTATGACATTAGTGATGGCCCGCTTGCTTGTTGGTGTGGCACAAGGGTTTATCTTCCCTTCCATCCATACTGTGCTAGCACAATGGGTCCCAGTCCATGAGAAATCTAGATCTGTTTCACTTACTATGTCCGGGATGTACCTTGGTGCAGCTGCAGGTATGCTTGTACTTCCAAGTCTAGTGAAGTATGGAGGCCCACAATCTGTCTTCCTTGCTGAAGCAGCATTTGGGGCCTTGTGGTGTATACTTTGGTTCAAATATGCTTGTGACCCACCAAGTTCTGAACAGCCAAAAGCCACTGCTGCTGGATTTGAGGAATCTATGTTGCCTATAGTAGGGAGTCATAAGATGAAAGTGGAGAATGGAGGAAATCTTGTAAGAACTTCCAAAATCCCATGGAAAAGAATTCTCCTAAGCTTACCAATTTGGGCAATTGTGGTGaataatttcacatttcattatgCTTTGTATGTGCTGATGAACTGGCTGCCAACCTACTTTGAACAAGGCCTCCAACTGAGTCTTCACGAAATGGGTTCTTCTAAGATGATGCCTTACTTTAACATgtttatattttcaaatattgGTGGGGTAGTTGCTGACCACTTTATTACTCGAAGGATCTTGTCTGTGACTAAAACAAGAAAGGTTTTGAACACCATTGGATTTCTTGTTTCTTCGTTTGCATTGATGGCACTTCCTGTATTCAGAACGCCTGGTGGGGCTGTTTTTTGTTCTTCTGTGGCTCTTGGTTTCCTGGCACTAGGGAGAGCTGGGTTTGCAGTAAATCACATGGATGTTGCTCCCAAATATGCAGGAATTGTGATGGGAGTTTCTAATACAGCTGGTACGTTAGCCGGCATTATTGGGGTTGATCTGACTGGCAGGCTTCTTGAAGCTGCCAAAACTGCTCATTCTGATCTTTCAAGTCCAGAAAGCTGGAGGGCGGTGTTTGTTATACCAGGGCTGCTCTGTATTTTTAGTTCCGTTGTGTTTCTAATATTCTCCACAGGTGACAGGATTTTTGACTGA